A single region of the Plantactinospora soyae genome encodes:
- a CDS encoding class I SAM-dependent methyltransferase: MDDDARPDDDVPGVLRRRVSDRESRRANRRWWDADADNYQAEHGGFLGEVDFVWCPEGLREADAQLLGRLPGRRVLELGCGAAAAARWLATQGARPVGLDLSAGMLRHAALAATTSGVRVPLVQADALALPFGSGTFDIVCTAFGAIPFVADSAAALREVFRVLRPGGRWVFSVTHPMRWIFLDDPGEGGLTATHSYFDRRPYVEQDAAGVPSYVEQHRTLGDRVREIVGAGFVLRDVLEPEWPTGHEQIWGQWSPLRGQLFPGTAIFVCDKPDSMSV; this comes from the coding sequence GTGGATGATGACGCCCGGCCGGACGACGACGTGCCCGGAGTGCTCCGCCGTCGGGTCAGCGACCGGGAGAGCCGGCGGGCCAACCGCCGGTGGTGGGACGCCGACGCCGACAACTACCAGGCCGAGCACGGCGGGTTCCTCGGCGAGGTGGACTTCGTGTGGTGCCCGGAGGGGCTGCGCGAGGCCGACGCCCAGCTGCTCGGCAGGCTGCCCGGCCGGCGGGTGCTCGAACTCGGCTGCGGCGCCGCCGCGGCGGCCCGCTGGTTGGCCACCCAGGGCGCCCGGCCGGTCGGGCTGGACCTGTCCGCCGGGATGTTGCGGCACGCCGCGCTCGCCGCCACCACCTCCGGGGTACGCGTGCCACTGGTCCAGGCGGACGCCCTGGCCCTGCCCTTCGGCTCCGGCACGTTCGACATCGTCTGTACGGCGTTCGGCGCGATCCCGTTCGTGGCGGACTCGGCGGCGGCGCTGCGCGAGGTGTTCCGGGTACTGCGGCCCGGCGGCCGCTGGGTCTTCTCGGTCACCCACCCGATGCGCTGGATCTTCCTCGACGATCCGGGCGAGGGCGGGCTGACGGCCACCCACTCGTACTTCGACCGCCGGCCGTACGTCGAGCAGGACGCCGCCGGCGTACCGAGCTACGTCGAGCAGCACCGCACCCTCGGCGACCGGGTACGCGAGATCGTCGGCGCGGGCTTCGTCCTGCGGGACGTCCTCGAGCCGGAGTGGCCGACCGGGCACGAGCAGATCTGGGGGCAGTGGAGCCCGCTGCGCGGTCAACTCTTCCCCGGCACCGCCATCTTCGTCTGCGACAAACCGGACAGCATGTCCGTCTAG
- a CDS encoding hypervirulence associated TUDOR domain-containing protein — MAERRKLHEGDRVSWRSHGSTARGTVQEEITERTYAGKRTVAASKEDPQYRVRTDEGRDAVHKPEALRDD, encoded by the coding sequence ATGGCCGAGCGGAGGAAGCTGCACGAGGGCGACCGGGTGAGCTGGCGCAGTCACGGCTCCACGGCGCGCGGCACCGTCCAGGAGGAGATCACCGAACGGACGTACGCCGGCAAGCGCACCGTCGCCGCCTCGAAGGAGGATCCGCAGTACCGGGTCCGTACGGACGAGGGGCGGGACGCCGTACACAAGCCGGAGGCGCTCCGCGATGACTAG
- a CDS encoding DUF3140 domain-containing protein: MTRREDGGDRDPVREFRDAVNMKPGELGTWLATDDSKSAGQHKGGGESVGHESGRRIIDLLRKRANQFTDRDLAHMRKVVGYVRRHMAQRPSGDVRNTRWRYSLMNWGHDPLKEPLPPPGGPSRKALQRHQEAERSSGRNRRR; encoded by the coding sequence ATGACTAGGCGCGAGGACGGCGGCGATCGCGACCCGGTCCGGGAGTTCAGGGACGCGGTCAACATGAAGCCGGGCGAACTCGGCACGTGGCTCGCCACGGACGATTCGAAGTCGGCCGGGCAGCACAAGGGCGGCGGCGAGTCGGTCGGGCACGAGTCGGGCCGGCGAATCATCGACCTGTTGCGCAAGCGGGCGAACCAGTTCACCGATCGCGACCTGGCACACATGCGCAAGGTCGTCGGGTACGTACGACGGCACATGGCCCAGCGCCCGTCCGGCGACGTACGCAACACCAGGTGGCGCTACTCGCTGATGAACTGGGGCCACGATCCGCTCAAGGAACCTCTTCCGCCGCCCGGCGGCCCGTCCCGCAAGGCCCTGCAACGGCATCAGGAGGCCGAGCGGTCGTCGGGGCGGAACCGGCGGCGTTGA
- the polA gene encoding DNA polymerase I, translating into MTASTPRLLLLDGHSLAYRAFFALPVENFSTTTGQPTNAVYGFTSMLINMLRDEQPTHIVVAFDVSRRSFRTEKYAEYKAGRSETPTDFHGQVSLVKEVLAALRVPVVEKEGYEADDVLATLACQGRDAGMDVLISTGDRDAFQLVDDRITVLYPRKGVSDLARMNPAAISDRYGVAPDRYRDLAALVGETSDNLPGVPGVGPKTAAKWINLYGGVEGVVARADEIKGKAGESLRERLSDVIRNYEINCLVADLELPLRPEDARWAGWDREAVHQVFDTLQFRILRDRLYQYLDAVQPEAEAGFDLAGKVLPSGEVAAWLAEHAPSGVPAGVAVAGTFGRGTGSLTGVALATTTGAAGWFDPAALEQADEVAVAAWLADPDRPKVLHESKPALLAFAAHGWTLRGVLRDTALAAYLARPDQRSYDLTDLALRYLHRELRVDVPETGQLAFDGLGNDGEIEQNLMLRARATLDLADAIDAELSRDGELSARLLGGVEQPLVEVLGAMERTGIAADTDYLSELEAHFAGEVKAVAQAAYGVIGREFNLGSPKQLQEILFTELGLPKTKKIKTGYTTDADALQWLYAQQPHPLLEHLLRHRDVARLKSTVDGLLKSVSDDARIHTTFHQTVAATGRLSSTDPNLQNIPIRTEEGRRIRRAFVVGQDYDCLLTADYSQIEMRIMAHLSGDEALIEAFNSGADFHAATASSVFGVPLTEVTPDHRRKIKAMNYGLAYGLSAFGLGQQLGIGADEARTLMEEYFTRFGGVRDYLQTVVKKAVLDGYTETILGRRRYLPDLVSDNRQRREMAERMALNAPIQGSAADIIKVAMLHVDTALRDSALRSRMLLQVHDELVFEVAPGERPELEALVRREMGGAYPLAVPLEVSVGVGTDWNSADH; encoded by the coding sequence GTTGATCAACATGTTGCGGGACGAGCAGCCGACCCACATCGTGGTGGCCTTCGACGTCTCCCGCCGGTCGTTCCGGACCGAGAAGTACGCGGAGTACAAGGCGGGTCGTTCGGAGACCCCGACCGACTTCCACGGCCAGGTCAGCCTGGTCAAGGAGGTGCTGGCCGCGCTCCGGGTGCCGGTGGTGGAGAAGGAGGGCTACGAGGCCGACGACGTGCTGGCCACGCTCGCCTGCCAGGGCCGCGACGCCGGGATGGACGTGCTGATCTCCACCGGTGACCGGGACGCCTTCCAACTCGTCGACGACCGGATCACCGTGCTCTATCCCCGCAAGGGCGTCTCCGACCTGGCCCGGATGAATCCGGCCGCGATCAGCGACCGCTACGGGGTCGCGCCGGACCGCTACCGCGACCTCGCCGCATTGGTCGGCGAGACCAGCGACAACCTGCCGGGCGTACCGGGAGTCGGCCCCAAGACCGCCGCGAAGTGGATCAACCTGTACGGCGGCGTGGAGGGCGTGGTGGCCCGGGCCGACGAGATCAAGGGCAAGGCGGGGGAGAGCCTGCGGGAGCGGCTCTCCGACGTGATCCGCAACTACGAGATCAACTGCCTGGTCGCCGACCTCGAGCTGCCACTGCGGCCCGAGGACGCCCGCTGGGCGGGCTGGGACCGCGAGGCGGTGCACCAGGTCTTCGACACCCTGCAGTTCCGGATCCTGCGGGACCGGCTCTACCAGTACCTGGACGCGGTCCAGCCGGAGGCCGAGGCCGGCTTCGACCTGGCCGGCAAGGTCCTGCCCAGCGGCGAGGTGGCCGCCTGGCTGGCCGAACACGCGCCCTCCGGCGTTCCGGCCGGCGTCGCCGTCGCCGGCACGTTCGGCCGGGGGACCGGCTCGCTGACCGGTGTCGCCCTGGCCACCACCACCGGAGCGGCGGGCTGGTTCGACCCGGCCGCCCTGGAACAGGCCGACGAGGTGGCGGTGGCGGCCTGGCTGGCCGATCCGGACCGGCCCAAGGTGCTGCACGAGAGCAAGCCGGCGCTGCTGGCGTTCGCCGCGCACGGCTGGACGCTGCGCGGCGTGCTGCGGGACACCGCGCTCGCCGCCTACCTGGCCCGACCCGACCAGCGCTCTTACGACCTCACCGACCTGGCCCTGCGCTACCTGCACCGGGAGCTGCGGGTCGACGTTCCGGAGACCGGTCAGCTCGCCTTCGACGGGCTGGGCAACGACGGCGAGATCGAGCAGAACCTGATGCTCCGGGCCCGGGCCACCCTGGACCTGGCCGACGCCATCGACGCGGAGCTGTCCCGGGACGGCGAGCTGTCGGCCCGGCTGCTCGGCGGGGTGGAGCAGCCGCTGGTCGAGGTGCTCGGCGCGATGGAACGGACCGGCATCGCCGCCGACACCGACTACCTGTCGGAGCTGGAGGCGCACTTCGCCGGCGAGGTCAAGGCGGTGGCCCAGGCGGCGTACGGGGTGATCGGCCGGGAGTTCAACCTCGGCTCGCCCAAGCAGTTGCAGGAGATCCTCTTCACCGAGCTGGGCCTGCCGAAGACCAAGAAGATCAAGACGGGTTACACCACTGACGCCGACGCCCTGCAGTGGCTGTACGCGCAGCAGCCGCATCCGCTGTTGGAGCACCTGCTCCGGCACCGTGACGTCGCCCGGCTCAAGTCCACCGTCGACGGCCTGCTCAAGTCGGTTTCCGACGACGCACGGATCCACACCACGTTCCACCAGACGGTGGCCGCGACCGGCCGGCTCTCCTCGACCGATCCCAACCTGCAGAACATCCCGATCCGTACCGAGGAGGGGCGGCGGATCCGCCGGGCCTTCGTGGTGGGTCAGGACTACGACTGCCTGCTCACCGCCGACTACAGCCAGATCGAGATGCGGATCATGGCCCATCTCTCCGGCGACGAGGCGTTGATCGAGGCCTTCAACTCCGGCGCCGACTTCCACGCCGCCACCGCCTCGTCGGTCTTCGGGGTTCCGCTGACCGAGGTCACCCCGGACCATCGGCGCAAGATCAAGGCAATGAACTACGGCCTGGCGTACGGGCTGAGCGCGTTCGGCCTCGGCCAGCAGCTCGGCATCGGGGCGGACGAGGCGCGGACCCTGATGGAGGAGTACTTCACCCGGTTCGGCGGCGTCCGCGACTACCTCCAGACGGTGGTGAAGAAGGCGGTGCTCGACGGGTACACCGAGACCATCCTCGGCCGTCGGCGCTACCTGCCGGACCTGGTCAGCGACAACCGGCAGCGTCGGGAGATGGCGGAACGGATGGCGCTGAACGCCCCGATCCAGGGCTCGGCCGCCGACATCATCAAGGTGGCGATGCTGCACGTCGACACCGCGCTCCGCGACTCCGCGCTCCGGTCCCGGATGCTCCTCCAGGTGCACGACGAACTGGTCTTCGAGGTGGCCCCCGGCGAGCGGCCCGAACTGGAGGCGCTGGTCCGCCGGGAGATGGGTGGCGCCTATCCGCTGGCGGTGCCGCTGGAGGTCTCCGTCGGCGTCGGCACGGACTGGAACAGCGCCGACCACTGA